One part of the Olleya sp. YS genome encodes these proteins:
- a CDS encoding ABC transporter permease — translation MRFLLERDTWQEVFDSLGKNKLRTALTMVGVWWGILLLIALLGSARGIENSFNRLFGSFATNSVFVWSQSTSKPFKGFQEGRQVPLKISDAKKIEENVEGIEFVVPRNQSSALVIHNFLSGNFSVNGDYPLLDQVQKKKMIKGRFINQTDIDLNRKVVVISEEIYKQLFEKDAEMIGEYIQLNGMNFKVVGMFETGNANMGPTSDIHIPFTTFQQIYNMGENIGWMMITGKPEYDISQIELDAKLILRNLNQVHPEDNRAFGSFNLGKEFAKITGFLTGMQFLTWFVGIATLIAGVFAIGNILLITVRERTKEIGVRRALGATPFEIKRQVILEAVFITLIAGLLGIISGGLLLIFVDTFFGQGPEAVLVNASVSISVVFIALIILVVLGTLIGLIPAFKATSVKPIDALREE, via the coding sequence ATGCGATTTTTACTAGAAAGAGATACGTGGCAAGAGGTTTTTGATAGCTTAGGGAAAAATAAACTCCGTACAGCACTCACCATGGTTGGTGTGTGGTGGGGAATTTTACTACTTATTGCATTATTAGGATCTGCTCGAGGTATAGAAAACTCGTTTAATAGACTGTTTGGTAGCTTTGCTACAAACAGTGTATTTGTATGGTCGCAAAGTACAAGCAAACCATTTAAAGGGTTTCAAGAAGGTCGTCAAGTACCACTTAAAATTAGTGATGCTAAAAAAATTGAAGAGAATGTAGAAGGTATCGAATTTGTTGTACCACGTAATCAAAGTTCTGCATTAGTTATTCATAATTTTTTATCAGGTAATTTTAGTGTTAATGGTGATTATCCATTGTTAGATCAGGTTCAAAAAAAGAAAATGATTAAAGGACGATTTATCAATCAAACAGACATTGACCTAAACCGAAAAGTCGTTGTTATTTCTGAGGAAATCTATAAGCAGCTCTTTGAAAAAGATGCCGAAATGATTGGCGAATACATTCAATTAAACGGAATGAATTTTAAAGTTGTTGGTATGTTTGAAACAGGTAATGCTAATATGGGACCGACAAGTGATATTCATATACCATTCACTACTTTTCAGCAAATCTATAATATGGGAGAAAATATTGGTTGGATGATGATTACTGGTAAGCCAGAATATGACATTTCTCAAATAGAGTTGGATGCTAAACTAATTTTAAGAAATTTAAATCAAGTACATCCTGAAGATAATCGTGCATTTGGTAGCTTTAATTTAGGTAAAGAGTTCGCAAAAATCACTGGATTTTTAACAGGAATGCAGTTTTTAACTTGGTTTGTTGGAATAGCCACTTTAATAGCTGGTGTATTTGCAATTGGTAACATTCTACTTATTACAGTAAGAGAACGTACCAAAGAAATAGGTGTACGAAGAGCCTTAGGTGCGACACCTTTTGAAATTAAAAGACAAGTTATCTTAGAGGCTGTGTTTATCACATTAATAGCTGGATTACTAGGGATTATTAGTGGTGGATTATTACTTATTTTTGTCGACACCTTTTTTGGGCAAGGTCCAGAAGCAGTTCTAGTTAATGCGTCTGTATCCATTTCTGTTGTATTTATAGCATTAATAATATTAGTTGTTTTAGGAACATTAATAGGTCTAATACCAGCGTTTAAAGCTACTAGCGTAAAGCCAATAGACGCGTTAAGAGAAGAATAA
- a CDS encoding ABC transporter permease has translation MFDKDLWREIFQSINKNKTRTLLSGFTVSFAILLFALLFGITNGLLNTFDSAFVDDAKNSIFVFSGRTSKASNGLQAGRQIQFENKDQEWIEEEFGDKVQYITSRIYLNVTAIYKNEKNSYSVRAVNPDHQFLENTKVTYGRYINESDIKNKTKVVVIGRLVEEDLFLKTTAIGKYLNLNGIQYKVVGTFIDDGGDNEERMIYMPVSTAQQIYGNNDHIDQINLTYNPDMDFDSAISFSNVLTKKLKDRFMVSQNDQRAIRVRNLANESKAVDQMTFVLGILVLIIGFGTLIAGIVGISNIMIFIVKERTKEIGIRKALGASPKSIVLIILMESILITIIAGFVGLLLGMGILELVGPSLEQYFIKDPYVSLNLVIGATITLIIAGGLAGYLPAKKASRIKPIVALRND, from the coding sequence ATGTTTGATAAAGACCTTTGGCGAGAAATATTTCAGAGTATTAATAAAAATAAAACCAGAACCTTACTGTCAGGTTTTACAGTGTCTTTTGCTATTTTATTATTTGCTTTGCTTTTTGGTATAACCAATGGTTTGCTTAACACTTTTGATTCTGCATTTGTAGATGATGCAAAAAATTCAATTTTTGTCTTTTCAGGTAGAACCTCTAAAGCTAGTAACGGATTGCAAGCAGGACGACAAATACAATTTGAAAACAAAGACCAAGAATGGATAGAAGAAGAATTTGGAGATAAAGTCCAGTACATTACTTCTAGAATCTATCTAAACGTAACAGCAATATATAAAAACGAAAAAAACAGCTACTCAGTAAGAGCTGTAAATCCAGATCATCAATTCTTAGAAAACACTAAAGTTACCTATGGTAGATATATTAATGAATCTGATATAAAAAATAAAACTAAAGTTGTTGTAATTGGTCGTTTAGTCGAAGAAGATTTATTTTTAAAAACCACTGCTATTGGAAAATATTTAAACCTTAACGGAATTCAATACAAGGTTGTTGGTACTTTCATTGATGATGGTGGAGATAATGAAGAGCGTATGATTTATATGCCAGTATCTACTGCGCAACAAATCTATGGTAATAACGATCATATCGATCAAATCAATTTAACGTATAATCCAGATATGGATTTTGACTCGGCAATAAGTTTTAGTAACGTATTAACAAAAAAACTTAAAGACCGTTTTATGGTCTCTCAAAACGATCAACGCGCTATTAGAGTACGTAATTTGGCAAACGAGTCTAAAGCAGTAGATCAAATGACTTTTGTTTTAGGTATTTTAGTACTTATTATAGGATTTGGAACTTTAATTGCAGGAATTGTTGGTATTAGCAATATTATGATATTTATTGTAAAAGAACGTACCAAAGAGATTGGTATTAGAAAAGCACTTGGAGCTTCTCCAAAATCTATTGTATTAATCATTTTAATGGAGTCCATTTTAATTACCATTATTGCAGGTTTTGTTGGACTATTACTTGGTATGGGAATATTAGAATTAGTAGGACCTAGCTTAGAACAATATTTTATTAAAGACCCTTACGTAAGTTTAAATTTAGTTATTGGAGCCACAATAACCTTAATTATAGCAGGCGGACTAGCAGGATATTTACCTGCAAAAAAAGCATCAAGAATTAAACCAATTGTAGCACTTAGAAACGATTAA
- a CDS encoding ABC transporter ATP-binding protein, with the protein MLKISKLHKSYPIGDSSLHVLKGIDLSVEEGEMVAIMGSSGSGKSTLLNIIGMLDEADEGEYILDGVPIKNLTEKKAAIYRNKFLGFIFQSFNLINYKNALDNVALPLYYQGLKRKDRIEKAMFHLGKVGLKDWADHLPNELSGGQKQRVAIARALAANPKLLLADEPTGALDTTTSYEIMDFIQSLNDEGKTILMVTHEEDIANMCKRIVRLKDGVIMEDVFVNQVRASAHV; encoded by the coding sequence ATGCTCAAAATAAGTAAACTACACAAGTCTTACCCAATTGGCGATTCTAGTCTTCATGTATTAAAAGGGATTGATTTATCTGTCGAAGAAGGCGAAATGGTAGCCATCATGGGATCTTCTGGATCAGGAAAATCAACGTTACTTAATATTATTGGGATGTTAGACGAGGCTGATGAAGGTGAGTACATATTGGATGGTGTACCTATTAAAAACTTAACAGAGAAAAAAGCAGCCATCTATCGTAATAAATTTTTAGGATTTATTTTTCAATCCTTTAACCTTATTAATTACAAAAATGCATTAGATAACGTTGCTTTACCATTGTATTATCAAGGTTTAAAACGTAAAGATCGTATTGAGAAAGCCATGTTTCATTTAGGTAAAGTAGGCCTTAAAGATTGGGCAGACCATTTACCAAATGAGTTGTCTGGTGGACAAAAACAACGTGTGGCTATTGCACGTGCATTAGCTGCAAACCCAAAATTATTATTGGCAGATGAGCCAACAGGAGCTTTAGATACCACAACGTCTTATGAGATTATGGATTTTATCCAATCTTTAAATGATGAAGGTAAAACTATACTTATGGTAACACATGAAGAAGACATCGCAAATATGTGTAAACGTATTGTTAGATTAAAAGATGGTGTTATTATGGAAGATGTATTTGTAAATCAAGTTAGAGCCTCAGCACATGTTTGA
- a CDS encoding DUF420 domain-containing protein, translated as MNTENLQNEKKYNKWIVALSIIIPLAVAALFGVNLKRLGFDVQPLTFLPPIYASINALTALVLLVAVWSIKKGKRKQHENLMKLAIALSVSFLLMYIAYHMTSDSTKFGGEGAIKYVYYFILITHIVLSIAVIPFVLITYVRAITNNFERHKKIAKITFPLWLYVAITGVVVYLMISPYYV; from the coding sequence ATGAACACAGAAAACCTACAAAACGAAAAGAAATATAATAAATGGATTGTTGCACTTTCCATAATTATACCATTAGCAGTAGCTGCTTTATTTGGAGTCAATCTTAAAAGATTAGGTTTTGACGTACAACCTTTAACTTTTTTACCTCCTATTTATGCTAGCATAAATGCATTGACAGCATTAGTATTACTTGTTGCAGTATGGTCTATTAAAAAAGGAAAAAGGAAACAGCATGAAAATTTAATGAAGTTAGCTATCGCTTTATCAGTGTCATTTTTATTAATGTACATTGCTTATCATATGACTAGCGATTCTACCAAATTTGGAGGAGAAGGTGCTATAAAATATGTGTATTATTTTATATTAATTACACATATTGTATTGTCAATAGCAGTTATTCCGTTTGTATTAATCACCTATGTCAGAGCTATCACTAATAATTTTGAGCGTCATAAAAAGATAGCTAAAATCACATTTCCGTTATGGCTATATGTAGCCATAACAGGTGTTGTTGTATATTTAATGATTTCGCCTTACTATGTGTAA
- a CDS encoding SCO family protein: MSKKPNYSYIGISFIILLFGIIFIPKIVNRITNKDINRTDESRSKGIVVNDQKSKTNTSDLEYLVINGERKKVPEFSFTDQNGNTITNKDYLGKVYVVDFFFTTCPTICPRMSSNLVTIQNTFKNNPDFGIASFSIMPDNDTPEVLKEYADNYGVTNPNWHLMTGPKEDIYKLSNIGFNIFVDTENFEHSGDFALVDKEGYLRSRKDDFGNPKIFYKGVVSEQEKVDEDGIEQEITMLKEDIAKLLNQ; this comes from the coding sequence ATGAGCAAAAAACCAAATTATTCATACATAGGTATTTCGTTTATTATACTATTGTTTGGTATTATTTTTATTCCTAAGATAGTTAATCGAATCACCAATAAAGATATTAACCGTACAGACGAAAGCAGAAGTAAGGGAATTGTTGTAAACGACCAAAAGTCTAAGACAAATACATCTGATTTAGAATATCTAGTTATAAATGGCGAACGAAAAAAAGTACCTGAATTCAGTTTTACAGACCAAAACGGAAACACTATAACTAATAAAGATTATTTAGGTAAAGTATATGTAGTCGATTTCTTTTTTACAACTTGCCCAACCATTTGTCCAAGGATGAGTAGTAACTTAGTTACTATCCAAAATACGTTTAAAAACAATCCAGATTTTGGAATTGCTTCGTTTAGCATCATGCCAGATAATGACACACCAGAAGTGTTAAAAGAATATGCTGACAACTATGGTGTAACCAATCCTAATTGGCATCTAATGACTGGACCCAAAGAAGACATTTACAAATTATCAAACATTGGGTTTAACATCTTTGTAGATACAGAAAATTTTGAACATTCAGGTGACTTTGCTTTAGTGGATAAAGAAGGCTATTTACGTTCTAGAAAAGATGATTTTGGTAATCCAAAAATCTTTTATAAAGGTGTTGTCAGCGAACAAGAAAAAGTAGATGAAGATGGTATTGAGCAAGAAATAACCATGCTAAAAGAAGACATTGCAAAGCTATTAAATCAATAA
- a CDS encoding cytochrome C oxidase subunit IV family protein: MAADAHKLEIFRGLIKFKSNTQKIWGVLILLSIITAIEVVLGIYKPESTMKSFFGMKILNWIFIILTLVKAYYITWDFMHMRDETAGLRRAVVWTAVFLICYLIFILLQEGGYVFDVYKDGFIKRDF; the protein is encoded by the coding sequence ATGGCAGCAGACGCACATAAATTAGAAATATTTAGAGGATTAATTAAGTTTAAATCTAACACTCAAAAAATTTGGGGAGTATTAATTCTATTATCTATCATAACAGCTATTGAAGTTGTTTTAGGTATCTACAAACCAGAATCGACAATGAAGTCATTTTTTGGTATGAAAATATTGAACTGGATTTTTATTATTCTTACCTTAGTTAAAGCCTACTACATTACATGGGATTTTATGCACATGCGTGATGAAACAGCAGGATTAAGACGTGCAGTAGTATGGACAGCAGTATTTTTAATTTGCTACTTAATCTTTATACTACTACAAGAAGGTGGATATGTATTTGATGTCTACAAAGACGGATTTATTAAAAGAGATTTCTAA
- a CDS encoding cytochrome c oxidase subunit 3 translates to MNTTVATTDTEGKTWEGGNQPLKASYGKMMMWFFIVSDALTFSGFLAAYGFSRFKFIDAWPIADEVFTHVPFFHGNYPMIYVAFMTFVLIMSSVTMVLAVDAGHHMNKKKVTWYMFLTIIGGLIFVGSQAWEWATFIKGDYGAVQTKGGNILQFGEYATVDGEQKFKRLSITDFAVASPTERVQHGRDVGLWFVEEASLPAYQVSDIVKGMEANPNILVRTQIINEEGEKTVLSREESLQQIKENGRLVVQGANLTVNEYGSPLFADFFFFITGFHGFHVFSGVVINIIIFFNVILGTYERRKNYEMVEKVGLYWHFVDLVWVFVFTFFYLV, encoded by the coding sequence ATGAACACTACAGTTGCAACTACTGATACAGAAGGAAAAACTTGGGAAGGTGGTAATCAACCATTAAAGGCGAGTTATGGTAAGATGATGATGTGGTTTTTTATCGTATCAGATGCTTTAACATTCTCAGGATTTTTAGCAGCCTATGGTTTTTCAAGATTCAAATTTATAGACGCTTGGCCAATTGCAGACGAGGTATTTACGCACGTACCATTTTTCCATGGTAACTACCCAATGATTTATGTAGCGTTTATGACGTTTGTTTTAATTATGTCTTCTGTAACTATGGTATTAGCTGTAGATGCTGGTCACCACATGAACAAGAAAAAGGTAACTTGGTACATGTTTTTAACCATTATTGGTGGTTTAATTTTCGTTGGTTCTCAAGCGTGGGAATGGGCAACTTTTATTAAAGGAGATTATGGAGCTGTGCAAACTAAAGGTGGTAATATCCTTCAGTTTGGAGAATATGCAACAGTTGATGGTGAACAAAAATTTAAGCGTTTGTCTATTACAGATTTTGCTGTAGCTTCACCAACAGAAAGAGTACAACACGGTCGTGACGTTGGATTATGGTTTGTTGAAGAGGCTTCATTACCTGCTTATCAAGTTAGCGATATAGTTAAAGGGATGGAAGCTAACCCTAATATTTTAGTGAGAACACAAATTATAAACGAAGAAGGAGAAAAAACGGTATTATCAAGAGAGGAGTCATTACAGCAAATTAAAGAAAATGGTAGACTAGTGGTACAAGGTGCAAACCTAACGGTTAATGAGTACGGTTCACCATTATTTGCAGATTTCTTTTTCTTTATTACTGGATTTCACGGATTTCACGTATTCTCTGGAGTAGTCATTAACATCATTATTTTCTTTAATGTTATTCTAGGTACTTATGAAAGACGTAAAAACTATGAAATGGTAGAGAAAGTTGGATTATACTGGCACTTTGTAGATTTAGTTTGGGTATTTGTATTTACTTTCTTCTACTTAGTTTAA
- a CDS encoding cytochrome c oxidase subunit 3 produces MDLTQGTIEEKNGRARKMMLYFGIASLIMSFAGWTSAFIVSSSRPDWLQNFEMPQPFWISIIIMIVSSITFIIAKKALKQGNNSLTTAMLGLTFVLGLFFIYNQFKGFNQIIDLGYNFTGPTSNVTVTYIYLIAVVHIVHVVVGLIPVLVVLINHLRGKYSTENIVGFELAETFWHFVDLLWIYLFFFLYFFLN; encoded by the coding sequence ATGGATTTAACCCAAGGAACCATAGAAGAGAAAAATGGACGTGCAAGAAAAATGATGTTGTACTTTGGTATTGCATCGTTAATTATGTCGTTTGCAGGTTGGACTAGTGCTTTTATTGTAAGCAGTAGCAGACCAGATTGGCTACAAAATTTTGAAATGCCTCAACCGTTTTGGATTAGCATCATTATTATGATTGTTAGTAGTATTACCTTCATAATAGCCAAAAAAGCATTAAAACAAGGTAATAACAGTTTAACCACTGCAATGTTAGGATTGACGTTTGTATTAGGATTGTTTTTTATTTACAATCAATTTAAAGGTTTTAATCAAATTATAGACTTAGGATACAATTTTACAGGACCAACCAGTAATGTTACAGTAACGTATATCTACTTAATTGCAGTTGTACATATTGTACATGTTGTAGTCGGTCTAATTCCTGTGTTAGTGGTGTTAATCAACCATTTAAGAGGAAAATATTCAACAGAAAACATCGTAGGATTTGAACTAGCAGAAACCTTTTGGCACTTTGTAGATTTGCTTTGGATTTACCTGTTTTTTTTCTTGTACTTTTTTCTAAATTAA
- the cyoE gene encoding heme o synthase, which translates to MSTTATPTIKHTALSDFKEITKMRLSLSVVFSSVAGYFLGADTISFKIVLLLALGGYFMVGASNAFNQIIEKDLDALMHRTRNRPVASGRMTVNTAFMIACIFTVLGIIILYTINPQTAMFGAISIFLYTSVYTPLKTKTPLSVFVGAIPGAIPFMLGWVAATNDFGIEPGTLFALQFFWQFPHFWAIGWFLYEDYKRGGFFMLPTGKQDKGTAVQTILYTIWTILVSIVPVFGVTGQLKLSIVAAIIVFGLGLVMLYYAILLYKKMTEKAAKQLMLSSVLYITLVQIVYVIDKFIR; encoded by the coding sequence TTGAGTACAACAGCAACACCTACAATAAAACACACAGCACTATCAGATTTTAAAGAAATCACAAAAATGCGCTTGTCACTAAGCGTCGTGTTTTCGTCTGTTGCTGGTTATTTTTTAGGAGCAGATACCATCAGTTTTAAAATCGTTTTATTGCTGGCTTTAGGTGGTTATTTTATGGTTGGTGCTAGTAACGCTTTTAACCAAATTATCGAAAAAGATTTAGATGCTTTAATGCATCGTACCAGAAACAGACCTGTTGCTTCTGGACGTATGACAGTAAATACAGCATTTATGATTGCTTGTATATTTACTGTTTTAGGGATCATTATACTGTATACAATTAATCCGCAAACTGCCATGTTTGGCGCGATTTCCATATTTTTATATACAAGTGTTTACACGCCTTTAAAAACAAAAACACCTTTATCTGTGTTTGTTGGTGCTATTCCAGGAGCTATACCATTTATGTTAGGATGGGTAGCTGCAACAAACGATTTTGGGATAGAACCAGGAACGTTGTTCGCCTTACAGTTTTTCTGGCAATTTCCACATTTTTGGGCTATTGGTTGGTTTTTATACGAAGACTATAAGCGTGGAGGCTTTTTTATGCTACCGACAGGAAAACAGGATAAAGGAACAGCTGTTCAAACCATATTATATACCATCTGGACTATTTTAGTATCCATAGTTCCAGTTTTTGGAGTCACAGGACAATTAAAATTATCCATTGTTGCTGCAATTATTGTATTTGGTTTGGGACTAGTCATGTTGTATTATGCGATTTTATTGTATAAAAAAATGACTGAAAAAGCAGCGAAACAATTGATGTTATCAAGTGTATTGTATATCACATTGGTACAAATTGTATATGTAATTGATAAATTTATAAGATAA
- a CDS encoding energy transducer TonB, whose protein sequence is MKTFILGLVLTCSVFTYAQDTTIYQVPPRFENCKETDNNQLHNCFNQEVYNIIYSEFKLPEATKADYKGEVSIVFEVTKEGEFKTIYVDAQSAALKEETIRVFSAFPKIEPATYNGNPTFKQYSMVLYFPLNEKNKPTNLPTITASTENENVEKSNEIEQLTVLQQKAKQEFDSVQQSMLKYTNKAYSSQVNIPFSHENYFRFDQDINRVGTNSHTASKPYMYEDVSNYYDFSAENDALKKDTQTWAGRKLWNEHLVQLQGKDYWFTIDPIFDLQLGKDTDADFGSTYNNTRGLYVQGGLGRKLSFSASVYENQGRFAQYFNQYAESLKAFGPDPAIIPGRGIAKRFKEDAYDYPVAEAYLSYSPTKFMNIQFGHGKQFIGDGYRSLLQSDVASPYPFLKLNTKFWKIKYTNTWTWLKDVRDEATVDKAFRTKYIANHYLSWNVSKRFNLGLFESVVWENTNDRGFDINYLNPLIFFRAIEFETGQGAGNAILGASAKYKYSDNVNVYGQFILDEFSLSDVTGGDKSWKNKFGFQLGAKWYDAFKVKNLMLQAEYNQVRPYTYSHNTIVLNYAHNNQPMAHLWGANFRELVLIGRYQKDRWFGEAKVITGVRGFDVNDGTDNFFYGGDIFGDERDRPSDTGITIGQGIKTTSVNASAQLGYLVNPASNLKAFINVSYRNFNPEAQTLSVFNNSTAWINFGIRTDLFNWYFDL, encoded by the coding sequence ATGAAGACTTTCATTTTAGGATTAGTATTAACTTGTTCTGTTTTTACCTACGCACAAGACACAACTATTTACCAAGTACCACCTCGTTTCGAAAATTGTAAAGAGACCGATAACAACCAACTACATAATTGTTTTAATCAAGAAGTTTATAATATAATCTATTCAGAATTTAAACTTCCAGAAGCTACTAAAGCAGACTATAAAGGCGAAGTCTCTATTGTATTTGAAGTCACTAAAGAAGGAGAGTTTAAAACTATTTATGTAGATGCTCAATCTGCAGCATTAAAAGAAGAAACCATTAGGGTATTTTCAGCATTCCCAAAAATAGAACCAGCGACATATAATGGTAATCCAACATTTAAACAATACAGTATGGTATTGTATTTTCCATTAAATGAAAAAAACAAACCTACTAATCTGCCTACCATTACAGCAAGTACAGAAAATGAAAATGTTGAAAAATCAAACGAGATTGAACAACTCACAGTTTTACAACAAAAAGCAAAACAAGAGTTTGATAGCGTACAACAATCTATGTTAAAGTACACTAATAAAGCGTATTCCAGTCAAGTTAATATTCCGTTTTCACATGAAAACTATTTTAGGTTTGATCAAGATATTAATCGAGTGGGCACTAATAGCCATACAGCATCAAAACCATATATGTATGAAGATGTTTCTAATTACTACGATTTTTCAGCTGAAAACGATGCATTAAAAAAGGACACTCAAACTTGGGCAGGACGCAAATTATGGAATGAGCATTTAGTGCAATTACAAGGCAAAGACTATTGGTTTACCATTGATCCCATTTTTGATTTACAATTAGGAAAAGATACAGATGCAGATTTTGGAAGCACTTACAATAACACACGTGGATTATATGTACAAGGAGGCTTAGGTAGAAAGCTTAGTTTTTCAGCTTCGGTATATGAAAACCAAGGACGTTTTGCACAATATTTTAATCAATATGCCGAGAGCTTAAAAGCATTTGGACCAGATCCAGCAATTATTCCTGGACGTGGTATTGCTAAACGTTTCAAAGAAGATGCTTATGATTATCCAGTTGCAGAAGCCTATTTATCGTATTCGCCAACCAAATTTATGAATATCCAATTTGGACATGGAAAACAATTTATTGGTGATGGTTACAGAAGTTTACTGCAAAGTGATGTGGCTAGTCCATATCCATTTTTAAAACTCAATACTAAATTTTGGAAAATAAAATATACCAATACATGGACTTGGTTAAAAGATGTGCGTGACGAAGCAACAGTAGATAAAGCCTTTAGAACAAAATACATTGCCAACCATTACCTAAGTTGGAATGTATCTAAACGATTTAACTTAGGATTATTTGAGTCTGTAGTTTGGGAAAACACTAACGACAGAGGTTTTGATATCAACTACCTTAATCCATTAATATTTTTTAGAGCAATCGAGTTTGAAACTGGTCAAGGCGCAGGAAATGCTATTTTAGGAGCATCAGCTAAATACAAGTATAGCGATAATGTCAATGTTTACGGACAATTTATTTTAGATGAATTTTCACTAAGTGATGTTACAGGTGGAGACAAAAGTTGGAAAAACAAATTTGGGTTTCAGTTAGGAGCAAAATGGTACGATGCCTTTAAAGTTAAAAATTTAATGCTTCAAGCAGAATATAACCAAGTTCGACCTTACACGTATTCACACAATACTATTGTATTAAATTATGCCCACAACAATCAGCCTATGGCGCATCTTTGGGGAGCCAATTTTAGAGAGTTGGTTCTTATTGGACGTTACCAAAAGGACCGATGGTTTGGAGAAGCAAAAGTAATTACAGGAGTTAGAGGGTTTGATGTGAACGATGGTACAGATAACTTTTTTTACGGAGGAGATATTTTTGGTGACGAGCGTGATAGACCATCAGATACAGGAATAACCATTGGTCAAGGTATTAAAACAACGTCTGTAAATGCCAGTGCGCAATTGGGTTATTTAGTTAATCCAGCGTCCAACTTAAAAGCATTTATAAATGTAAGCTATCGTAATTTTAATCCAGAAGCGCAGACGCTTTCTGTATTTAATAATAGTACTGCTTGGATTAATTTTGGAATACGAACAGACTTATTTAATTGGTATTTTGATTTGTAG
- a CDS encoding energy transducer TonB, with product MKNSKELHNLTRQNEKNVQKSQKHDVNLRKNSSLYFQIGLIMCLLATYGSLEMRFEDKTYNLSERIIDDPEKDYMFAPVFKVEPDAVTTKEPLQKQPVRPDNPTIVPDDTPDTKVNKDDLVSDIVQPTKPEGKKPPVNEGDLDIKKPDEEVHVNFVEMVPIYPGCEKAKNNDQRRKCMSDKLAKLVKNKFDRDLGEQLGLKEGIQRIYVNFRINKNGDVEIINTRAPHKDLEKEANRVVDKVPQMKPGRQGGQPVSVLYSLPIVFQVKY from the coding sequence ATGAAAAATTCCAAGGAATTGCACAATCTCACTCGCCAAAATGAGAAAAACGTGCAAAAATCACAAAAACACGATGTAAATTTACGAAAAAACTCATCGCTTTACTTCCAGATTGGGTTAATTATGTGTTTACTGGCTACCTATGGGTCATTAGAAATGCGTTTTGAAGATAAAACGTATAATCTTTCTGAAAGGATTATAGACGACCCAGAAAAGGATTATATGTTTGCACCAGTTTTTAAAGTAGAACCTGATGCGGTTACTACTAAAGAACCTTTACAGAAACAACCAGTACGACCAGACAATCCGACTATAGTTCCAGATGATACTCCAGATACTAAAGTAAATAAAGATGATTTAGTATCAGATATCGTTCAACCAACAAAACCAGAGGGCAAGAAGCCTCCAGTAAATGAAGGAGATTTAGATATTAAAAAACCGGATGAAGAAGTACATGTAAATTTTGTAGAGATGGTACCAATTTATCCTGGTTGTGAAAAGGCTAAAAACAATGACCAACGTAGAAAATGTATGTCAGATAAATTAGCCAAATTGGTTAAAAATAAATTTGACAGAGATTTAGGAGAACAGCTAGGTTTGAAAGAAGGAATCCAACGTATATATGTGAATTTTAGAATTAATAAAAATGGAGATGTCGAAATCATTAATACAAGAGCACCACACAAAGATTTAGAAAAAGAAGCAAATCGGGTTGTAGATAAAGTACCGCAAATGAAACCGGGAAGACAAGGTGGACAACCAGTGTCGGTTTTATATTCACTACCTATTGTATTTCAAGTTAAATACTAA